The bacterium genome segment TCTAGCCAGGTGACGCAATGAAGCCGCAAATGCTTCCGAAACCGCCCCGGCAGGATCATTCTTTAACGATCTATGCACTTCCTGCAGCGATATCTCGGCAGCAGCAAAATCACCTTGATCCAGATACACGCCAGACAAATTCAAGAGTCTTAGCGCTCTTTCATACCGATTATCCGGATTGATCCTTTCCAGAAGTTCCATCGACTTGAGCGAGTCTCTTTCAGCCTGTTCATAATTTCCGAGTTTTGTTTCAGTGACGGCTAAATTATTGAGAAACGAAACAAGAGCCGGATGATTTTCGCCGCCCATGATTTCAATTTTTTCCACGGCCTCGCGATAAATTGGCCCAGCCGCTGCATAGTTGCCAACAGCGCTGTAAACAGATGCCAGATTTCCCCGTGCGGTTAAGTAGTCCAGATGAAATTCGTTGAAAGCCGTATGAAAAGTGTTTGTGGCTTGAATCAGGATCGGCGCAGCAGTTTCGTAATCTCCGATGTCGCCATAAAGTTGTCCAAGTTGATTGAGTGCTAAAGCATAGTTAGCGTGCAGTATCCCCTGCGTAGCAGCGAAAATTTCGGCGGCTTTTCGGCATAGCTGGATCGATTCTTTAAAGTCTCCCACAGTTCGGCGAACCTGAGCGAGACTCAGCATTGATTTAGCTACATCGGGATGCCATTCAACACCCGCTTCATTGTTGGCCCTCAGCGCTTCCCGAATGAGTCGCTCAGCAGCGTCGCCATTTCGCAGCTTAAGGTGAATCGCAGCGAGATTGTTGAGACTCCTGGCGTATTCGTGATGCTGTTTTCCGAATCTTTTTACTGCGAGTTGAAGTGCTTCTTCAGCTATCTCAATTGCCCGCTTATAATGCCCCGCTTCGAGTAATTGCCTGGCCTGAAAGTGGAGCGAAAACAGTTCTCTTCGAGCATCATTGCTTTCCAAAACAACTTCGGTATTAACGGGATGGGAAAGGGAAGTGTTTGACAGAACATAATCTTTGTTCGCGCGATTCATTACAGGTCGTGCTTCTGATTTCGCAAATTCGTATTCCAAACAGGGCGCAGCGATTTTCAAACAATCCTCAAATTCCGAATGCGCCTCAACAGTGAAGCCGGCTGTGAGGAATCGAGCGCCGGTGTAATAATGGGTCTGACAGCGCATTGTCTCGTTTTTTCCGGCGATTTTCAGGCACTTCAAACAATCCTTCTTTGTCTGGAGCGCAAACAATTCATCGTCTAATCCGAGTGTTAATCTCAGCAGAGTCTGTTCCCAGGCCCCCTCCTCAAGTTGATTGAGCAGATATTCCCCAAGGCCCGGATACTCCTCCATCCGCCGTAATCGTTGGAGACTGATTACGAGCATCTGACCAAGCTGATGAGGCGCGGGTGATGCCCCGTCCATCAAATCATTAATCAGCGTTACGCAAGCAGCATAATTCTGATTGAGAAAGCAGTTCACAGATCGGTACAGGTCCTGGTCTGGCTGCATTCATCAACTCTCTTTAGCTATCCTTCACTCCGGAAAACATTTGAAACATTTGTAGCCCACGCTTGACATTGGCCCGTAGTTACGCGGCGGCAGAGCGGTTAATGGACCGCCACATTTTGGACAACGAACGTTGGTCGCATATTGTTTATGAGGTGTGCGGATCTCAGCACCCATGGATTCCAACTTCGCGAGTTGACGTTGCCGCAGGATCAATTGCTCAAGCTGAAACCATTCGGGATCTTTCAAAGCTCGCATCAGCGCTAATGCAGGTTCAAGCTGTTTTAACGCTTCGGTGGGACGCCCTAAAACGGCCAATACACGTCCCCAGTCGTAGAGAGTTGCGGCAAGTGCCTCATCATTCCGTAGTTTTCCGGCCAGATCCGCTGCGTCTTTGAAATACGCCAATGCGTGATCCCCCTGGTTTTTGTGCGCATAACACGTCGCAGCCTGATGCGTGAATCGAAACTGGAATACCGGATCGTTGGACGCCTTCGCAAGAGAGATGCCACTCAAACAGGGCTCCAACGCAGCATCAAAGTTGTTCTGCCTGCTGAATCGCTCCACTTCATTCCATAAAGTTTCCATTTGTTTTAAATCGGCGCTACTCGCGCTTTTTTTGTGAAATCTATCAAGAATGCCCATTCCACCCTCCTTGTAACCACAGATGAACTCGAGATGAACACAGATTTTAGAAATAGGATTATCTGTGTATACCTGTGGTTTCTAAAACCGAGTTCACGGTCACTCTCGCAGCTAACCTTATTTTGTGCAAAGTCTTTTCTATAGTGTAAACCCGTTGGCGCTTCCTACAAAAGCTACCGTTTCACGATTTCATCGATGATCGCGGAAGCTTCCGTTTCCAATTGTGTGGTGGCAAGCGACAGCGAATCATTCTTCTTTAGCGCAGAGCTTACGAGATTCAATCTGGAAAAATTCGCAAAGACAAGCTTGTAGAGTGGAACCGGTAATTGTCTTTCACCCCAGATGACATCAATCCGCAAGAAGCGGCCAAATGCTTTGTTCAATCTGGTGTAAAGCTTCAATGCCTTTTCGGAGATTTCGTTGATCGTTGATCCTTCCGTGACCGCGAGCACCCGAAGTAACCCTGCAATAGCGGGTTGAGGATCAATCTTTTTAAAAAATTGCAGCAAGTTATCATCGATCATTCCACGAAGCTCACACAGTTCACCGCTGAGACAAACATATAACAATTCGACGGCCTGCTTGAATTTAGGTAGCGAAAAGTGAGTTGCGCAAAGAACAGCCGGCAACTGATCCTCATGCCATGCAGCCTGGTAGATATGGCGTCCTGCGTTGTAAAGAATTTCATCCACTTTTTTTTCGGAAGTTTCATTCTGGTTCAATAACAATTTGGCGAGGGCCCTTCGGAACTGTGAGATACGGAGATGATATCGCTCGTGACCGCCAACCATCAGTTTGACAAAACGTTCATCGAGGGAAGGATATCCCGGACTCCGGTACAGATCTTCGACAATCAAGCTGTATTCGGACCAAAAATCCCGATGGATTCGACACAGGTAATACACCGGCATACCGGCCTCTGTTTGACGGACGGCCAGATGAACGTCTTCCGCCACAGCCAGGAAGACCGCCTGTTGAAGAAGTTCCGGTTGAATCAACGAAACTTGCAGTCCGTCACCGAATCGGTCCGTGATCATAAACTCTCTTGAAAGCGCGTCCGCGATTCGATTCAGATCAGAAAGCTCACCGCCTTGCTTTTCTAACTTCACACGTAAATCGTCATAGTAACCAAGGTGCTGGATCAAGACATCCAGTACAATTTTTGCATCCAGTTCCTGAAGGCTTGATGGAAAAAGCGACAACATATGTTTATCTCTTTATGTGAAATCGACGTTCCTTCATGACTGATGCAACGTAGGTGCCAACTTGCGAAGCAACACCGGCGTAGTCTTCCAACTGATCGGCCGGGACGAGGATCACCTTATCGAGCAAATGTTCAATTCCATTCGATGGGTTTCCAAGAGCCACCATTGTGGTGTGGATGCGACGATTCGGATCCTGATAAAGATTTTCGAAAAATGAATATACTTCCTCCTCACCGCAAGCATCCGTATCGAGCGAACGATTCCATAGACAATCCGTGATCAGAATCAAATAAACCATCTTTCCTTTCGCCAGTTGCTGCGCCTCTTGAAGCATGAAAGCGAGTGAAAGCGTGTCCGATTGGACGCCTGTTCCGAAATTTGGCAATGAGACGACTGCGCGCGTTGCATCTTTGCGTCCGGTACAGACGGTCTTCAATGGATGATAAGCCCACTCGACCAGCGGTCCGGAATCCCGGCCGGCGACCGTTCTGCTGTGATAAAAGCCTGCAAGGATCTGCACGTTACGCCGCGCGCTCGCATTCAACCAGGATGTTGCGAGAACTTTTGCCATCTTCATTTCGGAAGCGTTGAGCGATCCGGAAGCGTCACAGGCGATGAGTAGCACCGGCCGCCCCCGTTTGTCTCCTCTCTTCCGAATTCTGTAGCGATGAAAGACAGCCGAATGAAATTGGGAAATAGCGAGCCGGGCCGGATCCAGCGATCCGCTGGACCTGAACCGTTCCGTCTCAGGGACTTCTGCCATATTCGGATACAGAACTTCTCTTAAAGCATCGATCACGGGTTGAGATTCAGCCATCAACTTATCGTAAGCTTCGAAATCATCCGATAACTCAATCGCACGGTCAAAGATTTCTCCTGCGACCGCCTTTTCATTTCCAAACTGAACGGTTACTTCATGTCCTTCCACTGGATTTCCTTCCATAGGACCTGCGTGAAACGGCGCGCTTCCCAGCATTTTTTCCAAAAGATCCGATCTGATCTCTTCAAATTCATTTCGCTGCCGGCAAGCCCGGGTGAGATAGTCCATCAGCCTTTTGAGGGAATCTTGAAGCGGCTTTGAACAAAGTAGCGCCTGCGCTGATTTGCTGGCATTCATCGGATTCTCATTGCACGCCGATTGTGCAATTTGTTGATCGAGTCCGGAGGAACCAAACAGGGCCGGAGGTTGTGGTTCGTCCAAAGGTGGGAAGCTGTTGCCGGCGACGGGTTCCTTTTTATCGGCCTCCTTAGTTTTTTCAAACCAGTTTCGAATCAATCCGGGCAACCGGGTTTTCTTCGGTTCATTTTCCACCAGCTCCTCATCAACATCACCGTAATAGTTTTCCAGATATTTCGCCAGACAACGGCAAATGCCTTTCACCCAATCGATTCCGAGGTGAAGCAAATTTGTGTCTTCCGTTCCCAGTTTTTCGAAGAAAGGACGGCTGACCGCGGTTAGATCTGTGAGCAAGGCGCGAGTCAACGGATGGAGCACCAGTTTTTCACTTGCAGGAAATACATCACCATAAAGGATGACCGCGTTTAAAATTTCAGTAACAGACCGGAAATTCGTTTTCTGCTGGCAGGCTGCGAAAAGTCTGTACATTTCAACGGTCCAAAGGGAAGAGAGCCTGCACAAATCCCGAAGGATTAACCGTGTCTCCACAATATCGGTTACAATTTCAGCGAGCCTTTGATAGTCTTCAGGCTCTACATCCACCCGATCCTCCTCTGCCGGGTTTTCAAGATACTCATACAGGTGAGCCCTCAGCAGATAGTTTTTTACTCTTGTCTGAAACTCCAGGAACCCTGTTAATCCGATCGCTGCATACGAAGCAAGTGCCGGTGGATAAGTCGTATAGCAGGGAGCCAGTTGGGGTTTCACGTCCGGTTTAAAACCCGAATTCACGGAAACGTTTGCCTCCCTGGCCGCAATCATCTGAACTTTCCTTACAGCTTTGTAAAACAGGCGCTGCGCAGGAATGCGGATATAGAACTCGAGATGCGGTTTAAAAGCATCGCTCAGATGTATTCCCGCCCAATCGCTTTTTGTGCGCCTCCTCCTGAAAAATGGATGAGGTTCACCGAAAGACGATTGCATCTGGGGTTTTCGTGGACGTTGCTTTTTTTTCAAAACAGGTTCCCTCCTGTTGGATCTTCTTCCTGAGTATTTTGCAATCCGAATACTTCATTGAGAACAGTAAAAACAAGTTTTCGATCCTCGAAACCGGCGTTCCCGAGCAAAGTTGCCATCGCAACTTGCTGAAGACTCAAATACGCGAGCGATTGAGCCATTCTGAGAAAAGCGAGATAGCCATAAATTGTGGGAGGCGCCAGTGATTGAAGATTCCCGTCCAGCCGCTGCCGGCGAATTGCTTGACCAAGCTTCACAACTTTCGCAATGAGGTCTCGATCAAGCGTTCCTAACTTCATCTCTACAACCAGGGATTCGAGCACCTGCACTTCCTGTTCTCCGCTCAAGTAATCCAGAGTCAGGTTGATGGAAAAGCGCCGCTTCAACGCATCATCCAGGTTCACCAATGTATGATTGCAATCTTGTTCGGCCTGGTAGTTGCTGTCTGCAACCCATGCGATGCCGGTGCCGTCAATTCTTCGCCCATCAGGCAGAAGGATGTCGCTTCTGGTCATCAAATTGAGTAAGCCACCCTGGACTGAAGAAGAATGAACACGTCCCATTTCACGGAGCCAGATCAGCGGGTAGCAATCGTTTTTGCGCTTCGCTGCATCTTCCAATGCAAGCACAAGTTTGGACATTTCATCGTAGGTTGTACCATCCTTCAAAGAACGCCGCTGGTATAATTCGCCCGGCGCCTCATAAATTGCCATCTCCACCGCGTATAACTTCAGTGGCTTCACCGGAAATCCCAGTGAGCCGCAAAGAGATTGAAAATTATCAGGGACCATGTACAAAGCTTCCAGTAATGAGCTCTTCGCGCTACCTGTAGGCCCACTGAGATGAACAAACTCGTGGCGTACAATTGCGTAAACAAGCGTATCCACCAGCCATTTCAACAAAAACAATGGATTGTTTCCCGGCGCAGGCAGTAACTCAACCAGATCGGTCGGCCCAGCCTTTCTATACTCCGACGTTCGATTGACCCGATACACTTGTGCCGCCATCACTCCTCCTTATTCAATCAAAAGCTTGTTACTTTCTGTCAGCGAGACGGATAGCTTGCGTTCCGGAGCAGGAATCGTGTTTTGCAAAGAAACTACCGCATCTGCTGCCAGGACACGTCCCTGTTCCAGAAGCGCACGCGCGCCAAATGCGCCGAGTCTTGCCTGCGCGCTCGCCGCGATTCTTTTACCGAGGCCTTCTTGCAAAACGATCTCTCCGATTACAAATCCCATTCTTTCCGCAGCGGCTGTGATCGCTGCGCGAACAGCGCGCTCCAGAATCGTGGCAATCGCATCGCCGTTCAACGGCTCAAAAAGAATTGGCGTTCCGACACGGCTCAAGAATGCGGTGGAAAGCATCCTCTTAATCTCCGTAACAACGCGGTTTTGCAACTGGCGATTGTCGACCGAATCGTTAAACCCGAATCCTTTTCTCACGGATTCGTCCATTCCATCCGGCAAATTCATCGTGAAAGCAAAGATCAGATTCGCGCAGGAGAACATTGCGCCGGCTGCGCTTTGCGCTTCTCCTGTTTCCAAAACCTGAAGGAACAGATCCGCAAGTCCGGAGCGCACTCTTTCATTCGCGTGATCCAGATCGCTGACCTCAATCAAAACGCCGGTGTGCTGCTTGGCGGCTTGCTCAAGGCGTCCGCTCTGATAGGAGCCGACAATGCCGCGGCCCGATCCAAGAAGTTGAGCTGCTGCGCTGTAGTAATCCGGAATGCTCGCAGCATCAACATTCATGTAAGGAATACCCAGTTTCGAAGCGAGCAGAACGGCGCTTTCCGATTTGCCTGTTGCGGGAGTGCCTTGCGCGCAATAACGCAACGGTTGATGCAGCGGACGAGTTAACGCTTCCATTCGTAAACGGGAGACAAGCTGATCGATTGCAGAATCCTGGCCCAGCAAATGTCTTTTCAGATAATGCGTAACATCTGCATCCGTGAAAGTCAGAGTGAATCGCTGTTGAACCGCCGGCGCACGCGTAACTCGTGGTTTGGCGCTCATGCCGGCGAGCGTTTCGGAGACGGAGCTGACGTTGACCGCGAACGTCGCCGTCGTCTGTCCGTTCAAGCTCTTTCCATTTGCCCAGGTGTTCAAAGCGTGATTCGCAACAACCGGTAGAATCCGCTTTTGTTCGGTCGGAGAATATGGTTTTAATCCCGCCAGGATTTCCTGAACAACATATTCCTCCATAGAAGCCGGCATTCCTCCAACACGTCTTTGCATCGTTCGGACTGCGAAATGGGTCAGAACTTCCATGCTCGCTTCCGGCGCGTGACGCACCACCGGAGAAAGTGGATTGGTAAGCCCTCCCTGGCCGCCATGAAAAATGGATCGGAGTTGTTCATCGGAACCTGTAAAAATGACTGGTTTCCGTGAAGAATGAAGAGTAACCAGCATCGCCTGAACTTCATTGGCGAGCTCATAAGCGTTTGTTCCTAAACTCAGCCGCATTGCCGGCATCGCAACCGTTCCCGGCGCCTTCTTTGCCGTATCCACCAGCGACTTCGGTGATGATAAAGGCGCAACGTATCTGCCTATTGAAACTCCAGTTTCAATCGCTGCCGTTGCCAGCAATGCAAGCGCAAAATCCTCACTGATCGGATAACACGCCGGCAAAGCCACGCAGGCAGAGCCGGAAAGAAAATCCATCGTCAGCTTTGCCCAATCTATCCATTCCCGATTCAAAGTTGTCGTATCCAGATCCAGCGCATAGACCGGCTCAACGATGTCGAAGAACTGATCGTAAAGTTTTGCCAACTCCGGCTGCCTGAGCGATCTCGGCAGCTGCGCTTGAAGAGTTTTCGCGAGCGCCTCCAGGTTTTTTAGCTCTGTCATTAAAGCTGTCGAGCGGGCATACGAAAGTGGAGATGCCTGTATCCTGAGCTCCACGCAAAGAGAACTTTCGCCTGATCTTGTGACAAACGGAGCCATCAAACGCGTTTTCTCGCCAAGAACCGAAAGATGTTTGAAGAAATCAGTGAAAGCGATTCTAGGACTACCTGAGACTCTCAAAAACTCCAAACGCAACGCCAGAACACCATGCTCGGACACATTCCCGGCTGCATGAAGAATTCCATCCTTTTTTGTGGATTCCATGGATGAAAAACTCAACCCGTCCGAAGAAAGGGAAACCGTCAATTGAGTGGCTTTTTCACAAACCTCCGCCACCTGGCGCACCGCTTCCGTACGGGAAGCTTCTGCGTAGAGATCGGAATAACTTGGGTCTTCGTTCATGCAAACTAGAGGAGCAAGCCATATGCCAGACAAAATCAACTCGCCATTCGAACATCAGTTGAGTTTGATTTCTGGGAAGTGTTGAGTTACAATACTACAAAATCCAATGAGCATTCGCGCTATTCTCTTTGTTTCCGATTCCGAGAAGGTTCCTGCTTCTCGCTTTGAACTGGAATCGGACTCCATCCAGACGTTCGCGAAGTCAAAACCAAAGCAACTGCCTGCTGCTTACGCTGTGAAGAATGAGGATCTGACGATTCTTGAAAAATTTAAGGATCTTGTTTTTCATCGTGGGAAAAAACTCGAAGCAAAACCGCTCTCAAAATTATTGTTAGGGCATTCAAAAATTCCGCTGCTGACTGGTAGTTACAGGGATGCGGGCCAGCTCGTCAGAAGTATCCGGACGTTATTGAAGAATGCAAAGAAGGATCAAAATCTCTACATAATCGGCGCAGATCCGGATGTTTTTGAGGAATTGTGGCGGAGATACGAAGGCGAGGAACCACTGAAATCGACATCCTCACGTTCCTCAGAATCCGTTAGGTCCACAATGTTTTCGCCGCTCGAGATTACAAGGATGATTCGCGAGGAAGTGCCGGTTTCACTGGAATCTCGTTTTGTTGGGCAATCGGACGAAGTGCAATTGGTCAGGCAGCTCATCCTGCGCGCAGCAAAGAGCGATGAACCGGTTTTGATTCTGGGGGACAGTGGCACGGGAAAGGAGATTGCAGCAAGATGCATTCACGACTACAGTGAGCCGCCGCGCCAGCCATTTACTCCTGTAAATTGTGGAGCGATCCCCGGTGAATTACTGGAAGCGATCCTTTTTGGCCATGAAAAGCACATTTTTACGGGTGCGGAAGTGGAACGCGCAGGGCTCTGGAAAGAAACAGGATCGGGAACTCTTTTTCTGGATGAAATTGCGGATTTAAGATTGGATCATCAGGCTAAGATTTTGCGCGCATTGCAGGAACAAAAGATCCGCCCAATCGGCAGGGCAAAAGAAATCGATGTTCAGGCACGAATTGTGGTAGCAACGAATCGTGATTTGTTTTCCATGATGAGGGCAGGGCAATTTCGTGAAGATCTTTATTACCGGCTTCGCACGTTTCTCATTCGCACTCCTGCATTGCGCGATCATCCGGAAGACATCCCGCTCCTCGCCCGATTTTTCTGGAAGGAGATTACAAAAGATGAAAAAAGCGTTTTACCTGACAAAATCGTTTCGGAACTACAAGCGTACAGGTGGCCCGGAAACGCGAGAGAATTAAGGGCAATTTTGTCGAGTCTCCACATTCTGTTCGGCAAAGATCATCTTCAGGTAGAACATCTTCGGCTTGTTTTCCAGTTGGGCGGCCAGTCTATGGGGGCCTCTATGCCGGTAGCTTCCGCGCTGGAAATCGATTCTCATCGGGTTGAATGCTTTCGTCATTTGAGACGCGTCGATGAAGTCGTGCATGCCTGCAAAGTCGCGCTCGAGCCGCTCGTTGAGCGGAAGAAATCAGATGCGCACACCGTCGAATCGGTGCGCATTTCTTTACGACGCCGGCTAAATGAGCTCGAATTGCTGTGCCTTAATCCGCTCCTTTTTCACA includes the following:
- a CDS encoding tetratricopeptide repeat protein → MGILDRFHKKSASSADLKQMETLWNEVERFSRQNNFDAALEPCLSGISLAKASNDPVFQFRFTHQAATCYAHKNQGDHALAYFKDAADLAGKLRNDEALAATLYDWGRVLAVLGRPTEALKQLEPALALMRALKDPEWFQLEQLILRQRQLAKLESMGAEIRTPHKQYATNVRCPKCGGPLTALPPRNYGPMSSVGYKCFKCFPE
- a CDS encoding IS110 family transposase; translated protein: MKKKQRPRKPQMQSSFGEPHPFFRRRRTKSDWAGIHLSDAFKPHLEFYIRIPAQRLFYKAVRKVQMIAAREANVSVNSGFKPDVKPQLAPCYTTYPPALASYAAIGLTGFLEFQTRVKNYLLRAHLYEYLENPAEEDRVDVEPEDYQRLAEIVTDIVETRLILRDLCRLSSLWTVEMYRLFAACQQKTNFRSVTEILNAVILYGDVFPASEKLVLHPLTRALLTDLTAVSRPFFEKLGTEDTNLLHLGIDWVKGICRCLAKYLENYYGDVDEELVENEPKKTRLPGLIRNWFEKTKEADKKEPVAGNSFPPLDEPQPPALFGSSGLDQQIAQSACNENPMNASKSAQALLCSKPLQDSLKRLMDYLTRACRQRNEFEEIRSDLLEKMLGSAPFHAGPMEGNPVEGHEVTVQFGNEKAVAGEIFDRAIELSDDFEAYDKLMAESQPVIDALREVLYPNMAEVPETERFRSSGSLDPARLAISQFHSAVFHRYRIRKRGDKRGRPVLLIACDASGSLNASEMKMAKVLATSWLNASARRNVQILAGFYHSRTVAGRDSGPLVEWAYHPLKTVCTGRKDATRAVVSLPNFGTGVQSDTLSLAFMLQEAQQLAKGKMVYLILITDCLWNRSLDTDACGEEEVYSFFENLYQDPNRRIHTTMVALGNPSNGIEHLLDKVILVPADQLEDYAGVASQVGTYVASVMKERRFHIKR
- a CDS encoding AAA family ATPase, whose product is MNEDPSYSDLYAEASRTEAVRQVAEVCEKATQLTVSLSSDGLSFSSMESTKKDGILHAAGNVSEHGVLALRLEFLRVSGSPRIAFTDFFKHLSVLGEKTRLMAPFVTRSGESSLCVELRIQASPLSYARSTALMTELKNLEALAKTLQAQLPRSLRQPELAKLYDQFFDIVEPVYALDLDTTTLNREWIDWAKLTMDFLSGSACVALPACYPISEDFALALLATAAIETGVSIGRYVAPLSSPKSLVDTAKKAPGTVAMPAMRLSLGTNAYELANEVQAMLVTLHSSRKPVIFTGSDEQLRSIFHGGQGGLTNPLSPVVRHAPEASMEVLTHFAVRTMQRRVGGMPASMEEYVVQEILAGLKPYSPTEQKRILPVVANHALNTWANGKSLNGQTTATFAVNVSSVSETLAGMSAKPRVTRAPAVQQRFTLTFTDADVTHYLKRHLLGQDSAIDQLVSRLRMEALTRPLHQPLRYCAQGTPATGKSESAVLLASKLGIPYMNVDAASIPDYYSAAAQLLGSGRGIVGSYQSGRLEQAAKQHTGVLIEVSDLDHANERVRSGLADLFLQVLETGEAQSAAGAMFSCANLIFAFTMNLPDGMDESVRKGFGFNDSVDNRQLQNRVVTEIKRMLSTAFLSRVGTPILFEPLNGDAIATILERAVRAAITAAAERMGFVIGEIVLQEGLGKRIAASAQARLGAFGARALLEQGRVLAADAVVSLQNTIPAPERKLSVSLTESNKLLIE
- a CDS encoding sigma 54-interacting transcriptional regulator, whose translation is MSIRAILFVSDSEKVPASRFELESDSIQTFAKSKPKQLPAAYAVKNEDLTILEKFKDLVFHRGKKLEAKPLSKLLLGHSKIPLLTGSYRDAGQLVRSIRTLLKNAKKDQNLYIIGADPDVFEELWRRYEGEEPLKSTSSRSSESVRSTMFSPLEITRMIREEVPVSLESRFVGQSDEVQLVRQLILRAAKSDEPVLILGDSGTGKEIAARCIHDYSEPPRQPFTPVNCGAIPGELLEAILFGHEKHIFTGAEVERAGLWKETGSGTLFLDEIADLRLDHQAKILRALQEQKIRPIGRAKEIDVQARIVVATNRDLFSMMRAGQFREDLYYRLRTFLIRTPALRDHPEDIPLLARFFWKEITKDEKSVLPDKIVSELQAYRWPGNARELRAILSSLHILFGKDHLQVEHLRLVFQLGGQSMGASMPVASALEIDSHRVECFRHLRRVDEVVHACKVALEPLVERKKSDAHTVESVRISLRRRLNELELLCLNPLLFHTELTFSIVYRLKGKLTYFFSLLDTDLRPALRFWRKELAEEFKLAVSAIFKEVQQLLP